The Meriones unguiculatus strain TT.TT164.6M chromosome 6, Bangor_MerUng_6.1, whole genome shotgun sequence genomic interval CAGAAGTTAGAATAAACACTTGAGGTAATCAGTATCACAATCTGGGGCTTAGCAGACACCAGTCTCCTCTCAGAATCATCTCTGCATGCTGTTGCTGGAGTCCTGGGAGACACCAGCTATTAAAGAGTCACACTACTCCAAACACAAGGCTGAGAAGGTCAGGCTAAAAACCTGTGAGGAAATGGGCCCCTTCTGCACTACCTGAACTCGCAGCTCTATGGGATGAAAGGCCTTCCTGGGAAACTGAACTCCACCTTGTTAACTTCATCCTGTGATACTGCCAAAAGCATAGGCTTTTTTGGTTGTTTCTTCAGAACTGGCAAATACCATCAAAAGCATAAATGACCCTAAGTGATGGCTTGCCTCCTAGATTCCTGCAATCATGTTCTATCTCAGCTTTGTAAATCCTTATCCTATTAGGACTCCACCCACCCCATGCTAGTAAGAAATATGTTCTTGTATTTTTCCAGCAACAATGTCTAGGTGTCATCAGTAATGGGAAGGTCCCACTACCAAAGTCATTCTGTGACTTTTATCCTTCTTAACCTGCTTTGTTTCTTCCTGGTATTTCTCATCTCTTGACATGCACCTGCCACCAGTACATATTCCAacattaaaatgtaaaagaataaaacatacaaCAAGCTAGAAGTGCTTTATGACACATCATGAAAATATCAATGCTCAAATGGCAAACAGAAAAGTTAAAAcatataaaactgaaaaaataagcTGCTGGCACTCGGGGAGGCAgcggcagatggatctctgtaagttcgaagccagcctggtctacaaagcaggtctagGATAGCCacggatacacagagaaaccctgtcttaaaaaaatccaaaaccaaaccaaaacaaaaaataaaaccaaaagtgAAAAATCAGCAGCCTTAAAATAGCGTGTTTGTACAAGTAGGGAaacatttttttatatcttaATTTAAAATTGTCTGATTTCTTACCTGACTAAAACTTTCTGACCATATTTACTATCCTCAGGCCTTCTTGGTCCTGAATATAAAACACCTCCATCCCTGtccatctctctatttcttaCTATATCCTGTTTTTCTCCATAGTATTTATCAGtatctgctgcttctgctgctgcatATTTAGAATATGTTGTCTACTACAATGTAAGCACTGAGAAACCAGGCTGCATTTGTATTTACCCAGTCTCAGCACACAGAACAGACTCTGTACAGTAAATATTTGCAGAATGGATTATTTtctataaacaaaatatttcactTTAATAATTATAGAAAATTATCTTTATGTACACATCATTAAAACTAATATTTATACCAGGCCAACTGTCACTCTAATGCTTTATATGTAATAAACCTAAACTCAAATTGCTAATAAGTTAATGTGACACCATCCTCCAGACGGCTTTGATGAGAACACTCATTCTCTGCTCAGTTTTGAATGGCACAGTCCTGTTAACTATACTCTCCTTCTTGGGTCACAGACCTACACCAACCCTCCCTCAGATCTATTTCCCTGTGACCCTGTACCTGTTAACTACTCTCTCTACTgccctccttggcttctgtgACCACTGCGCTGCTCTCCACGTCTATGAACATGTCTTTTCTTTTAGCTatcacattttaaaaggaaatcacATGCTACTGATTTTTCTGTGACTGGCTTATTTAACGTTCTGATTTTCAGGTACATTCATACTGTTGCTAATGACAGGATATTCTTGTCTGTAAAGGTTTACTAGTATCCCAGTGTATTTATACACCTCATGTCCTTGATCTGGTTGCCCACTCCTGAGCAATGAAGCTGATTCCGTATCTGGGCTACTGTGTACAGTGCTGCAATTAACAGAGAGGCAGAAGGGTCTAAACTCTCAGGCTTGCTGTCTTCTTTGAAATATATGTTCACTGGGTAATTGGTGGAGCACAGAGCAGTCTTATTTTTAAGAAACTTCTTGACTGTTTTCTGTAGTGGCCAAACTAATCGGCACTCTGAACAAGCATTCCACACCTTCctcaatatttgtctttttgttacTTATAAATTCTGAGACAGGTCTCAcagttcctgcctcagctttccgaATATTAGTGTCGCCGTATGAGCCACATGCCTGCCTAGCATTTGCCACTTatcctttttgttatttccactCTTACTAAGATGACTCTTCACTGAGGTGTttgtacttgtgtgtatgtgtgtctgggtgtCAAAGGCTGAGGCCCAGTGtcttcttcctcagtcactctccactttattttttgaaagacAGACTCTCATTGAACGTAGAGCTAATAGTTTAGCTAGGATGGCTGGCCCAAGaaccccagagatccacctgctttctCCTCACCCATCCAGTGCTAGGCCTACAGGTATGCCCAGTCGTACCTGTTTTTTATGTGGGTGTCGAGGATCTGAACCAAGATCCTCATGCTTCTgcagcaggcactttactgactgagccatctccttggctcCTCATGGTTTTCATTTGCATTCCCATGACAATTAGTGATAGTAAACAATCTTTCATGTATTTGTCAGCTACTTATATATCTTGTTTTGGAATGTATACTCAAATCATTGTGctgatttttaaattgtattttaggTAAAGGGGTTAGAGAGCCGGCTCAGTGGTTCAcagacttgctgctcttctaggggaCCCAAGTTCTAGTTCCAGGCACTCACATCGGGTGGCTCaggactgcctgtaactctagggACTCTGACACCTTTGGCCTCTGGGTACAcctcactcacatgcacatatcaCATACTGAGAGATTTGCAATATAAGTTTATGTTTCAAAAGGATAAACAAGAATAAATCAGTATATCTTAAACAGGGGAGAAAAAGTATTACATACGTCCATCTCAGAGGTGTACTCTTCAGGTTTGTCCATAAAGACTGCAGAGACTGGGATAGATGTGTTTTTTGATATTATATGTTTTAATGGAACTTCATGGAAGATTTGATTTCTTTCTCGCATTGTCATTTGCTTTCTGGGAAGTGGTGAATCGACATAGATTACTTTAACTGGTTTAGAACCTTTAAATAGAAACAGAGGCAAGGAATAATTAGTATCtggtagttttattttaaaaagggaaaaaggatgCATGGCAGAGAGATCACTAAACAGAGATAGGATAGGGCAGTGGTGTCATGCCTCCTGCATCTGTCCCTCTTGTACTACATGTCATTAAGCCCCTTAGTGCTAAAGAGTGAGAGGACCTAGCCAGCAAGAGAAATGTGTCCTAACAGTATTTATAGGTTTCTGGGCTTTAGAGCTGTACTGTTAGTGTCTTTATTGCTTTGTTCTTTCAAGTGCCTATAAAGCCCTTTTACACTTTTTTACACTGAACTCTAACTTGTAgttctgttttgtctttaaaaatgaagACTCACTCTTTGATTTATGTTCTTATGTTTAATATTAATCTGGAAGACAGAATGACCAAATATGAACCAGACTGATAGAAGAACTAATGTGCAAACATTAATTTACTGGTGacaatttgctttgtagaccaggctggcttcaaacttacagagatccacctgcctctgcctccctgagtgcttcgATTACAAGTGTGTCACCGCCAGCAGCTTACTTTTTCAGTTTTATATGTTTTAACTTTTCTGTTTGCCATTTGAGCATTGATATTTTCATGATGTGTCATAAAGCACTTCCAGCTTGttgtatgttttattcttttacataCCCTCTGTCAACACTCTTTACTTCTTTCTGGTTCCCAGTTACAGACAAGGTAGTCCTGGAAATTTGCTCACTAAAAACTATCTAAAGTGATGCATTCCTTCATCCCAGTGACAAAGAGAAGTCCCACATCTTCAATTACTTCTGGCTACCCTGAGTAATAATTCCTTTTCTTTATCTTATTCCCTAACATGACTACAGGTACCATAGGTGTCAGCAGTCAATTCTATTTTAACTTTATAGCTGGAAAAGCTCTACTGAGTTCAAACATCAGATTCTCGTTTTCCTTAAACAAAGATGGAGATCTGCGTGTGGCACATAGCCATCTATGTCTGCAGAGCTGAAATGGGGTAATTCCAGCCCTTCTGAATACATTATTCTAGCACACTGAATCACACACCTTCCACAGTTATCATCTGAACACACACTGGAATTTCCCACTGCTCCTTGTAGCTTGGTCCATGGTTATTGAGCAAGGTGAATAATGCTTGGCTAGTCAGAGCTATCTGTGGATGGTATCTTGAAACAAGCTTCTCTGCATTTGGATCTTTACTAATATCCTGAAAAACAATTGTATTTGGCATTACTGATTTATGCttcaaaaataaacagaacaatGTGCACCTTAGTATTAGGTCACTCTCATCATTCCACCACAAagtaaggaggaagagggagaacatCACAGAAAAAAGGTTAGGACAATCAGGCAGCATGCTTTCTCTTTAGTGCAACTATCAGGATTATTTTAAGTACTTAGGAAAGCCGCTTGTGACTTACATAGTGCAGAGCTTCAGCTTTTTGCTGTGGGGTCTCAATGGAAGACATGTCCTCTTTTGAGAGCTGTAGCTTCACAGGCATCGAGGGAAATGCTGTTTTTACAAACTTTGCACTGCCctaaattaagtaaaaaatgaACGTTATTGTGAAGGCCTTAATGTATTTTCTTGAAACATGCAAATTTAATTGAAATTTCAAATGTCAATCCTAAAATCTCCTTAAGACAAGACATTCATTCATAGTTTTGCTTGACAACCACAAGCAATGCTTTTGTTATTGCTATTGTTTCTAAAAACGTCCATAGGAGTTCTCTTGAAATTTTTCTGCAACTTTAAGTTTTATCTTTTTGTGTGAAGAATAAATCATTACACAGAATGGAAGCACTAAAATATCCTTTTCATACACCAATTTCTCAAATATTTGtgaataaattttctttaaatggagttctctcttttatttgagaaatattaaggaaagtaggaagaaaaaaagtcaagaaacaaaattagaagtggtattttaaaaacataacgTACTGTACCTGAATCATGCAGCCCCAAAATTTAAACATGTCTACATGAGACATAAATGACATTTCCAGCCAAGGCTCCAGTAACCCCCTTCACATCCACAGCATAATCCTTACCAAAACAAGAAGAGTCTTTTCTAACTTCAGTCCCATCTCTATTTTGAAGGGGAAGAATCCCATTAGGCTGGTAACTTCATGGAGAGTATAAAATTCTGGATACTTTTTCACTTGTTCAATGCAAGCTCTTAGAATTTGCtgagaaatagaaaatgaaaactatTCATTTGAATTATACTTTCCTAACAAATGTATGTTAATTACATACGACTAtgaatttattatttgtaaagtTTGACCCATTTCACTCATCCCCTCTCCTTCCAATAACCTACATACTCTGTATATTTCTTATTTGACTTAATATCTTAGTTCCTAAAATTGTGACATTTAGTAATactaaatttaaaacttaaaattaaatagAGAAGACTTAAGATATTTTCTATGCTTTTTAGGAAactgacaaaagaaaagaagccacatGAAGCTGGAGCTGGTCCTACatgcacatgcctctaatcccagcacttggaaggtagaggcaggagggtcagtagtttgatgtcagcctgggctacatgacatgTCTTTGAAGAAAACAATGACTAAGTACTTAAGTGTCTTCTCCagttttcaaaaatattaatGACTTACTAGGAAATGTAGCTGGGAATGAAACATTCATAGCTTCACTCAAGAAAAGCATATATCTGTGATAACATGTAAGTAACTCAAAAGAACTGAGCCATCATTGGGGGAAGTTCTGGTAATTTTAaaagcacacacatgtgctgtCTTCTAAGGTACCTGTCATCTTTGTCAGTGAATGGTATCTAAACCTTTAGgatatattctattttatttttatctttcagGCTGGCTCTCACTTTGTAGTTCTGGCTGGACTGAAACTTACattgcagaccaagctggccggGACTTACAGAAataaggatctgcctgcctctctgtccaaagtgctgggattaaaggcgtgggccatcACAACCACCTAGGATGTAATTTAGATCACAGAAGCTCTAACTTTACATCTATATCCTCCTTCTTCTACAAAATGTTTCAAGTTACAAATCAGTAACTAGCTcagtacattttatttgtttgtttgtttgattgtttatgGGGGACTATTTGGAGGtatcagctctctccttctaccatgcggTTCCTGGGATGGAGATCAGGTAGTCAGGCTTGCCACAAGTACCTTTAGTGTCTGAGCCTCACCCTGCAACTCCATATCCAGTTCCTTTTCCTAGTGCACATGCCCCGCTGTGTTTAACGGTTGCAACTGCGTTCATTTACCTTAGCacttgggaaggaaggaaggaaggaaggaaggaaggaaggaaggaaggaaggaaggaaggaaggaaaagaaaatccctGGAGGAAGCACTTAGAGGGCACCACAGTGCATTATGGCAGTGCACCTTCCTGTGGTTTCCACTGTTGCCTCCTATCAAACAAGGAATGAAAGACTGTTGAAAATTCCAGAAACAAAAAATTCCTAAGTTCTCAACTATGAGTAATTTCGAGGAGCACGTTAAAGCCCAAACAAATTGTTTCCTCAGCAGCAAGCTCAGATATGGACTGCAGGGCCTATTTCTACATCCTGAGCTGTCAGGAGTTCTAATATTTCACACACTAAGCAGTGCTCTGGCCTCCATGTAACTAAACGGCTAAGGCTGACAGTTCCCTAAGCGCCAAGGTCTTCACACACTTTAGAGACGCTCCTAATGCCTATTGCTCAGCAGTTTATGTAAATGTGATCTTTTTACCTCTGTGAAGAGATGGGCCTCGTCAGAGAGCATATTATAATCCTGTGCACATTTCTTTGCAGAATTCTGCAAAAACTTTAGGAATTCATTAACTTCTTCATTCACATGCTTTTTcatatccttaaaaaaaaacatttattttaaataaactttcaCTAAAAATAATCAATCCTCAAGAGTTACCCTAATAATTTGAACTTCAGGGAGTAAAACATCAAATCCAGAATGAAAaccacaaagaaaataatttaaatatcaccatataataataataagcttgtttaaaaaaaaaactttagagtACAGTTTCCTGGTAGATTGTGGACTTATATTTGAGACATAGGTTCAACCTcaagcatttacacacacacacacacacacacacacacacacacacacaccaaacccattaaaaaaaaaccttcagaaaTGGAAAAGCAAATGACCAAAATTACAGTATATGCATAGGAAattccatttctattttttaaaaggacaaaCACCTAAGAGAAAAATGAGCAAACTACAGCTAGCAGAGTTACATAAGTACAAGTGCCTATCTTTGGGTGTGTGGCACGTTCCCACAACCTTAAGCACTTCTGAGATGGTGTAGCAGTGGTTGTTTAATAACTACCAATGACTGCAGAAAGCTTGGGAAATATAAGTcacttttcaaaaacaaaaaataataaataaacaaacataaaatataaaacacagtTTATAGATACATggaagattttgttttcattagtACTCAATATGTTTATTTAGGTATAAGCACCCATTTCCTCACGCAATAGAGGCCAAAAAAGAGGCAGCAATGGCTAGTGTTGAAGGTGCCTCCAAAACCTCTCCTCTTACAG includes:
- the Ice2 gene encoding little elongation complex subunit 2 isoform X5, with the translated sequence MSSSITMNEPRLNWDVTPKNGLKAFFSPENYKNHSMAPSLKELYILSNRRIGENLNVSASSVENEPAVSSATQAKEKVGMILLPKPRVPYPRFSRFSQREQRIYVDLLIKYAKSSSSSKTAGTNTNEFLQYLDMKKHVNEEVNEFLKFLQNSAKKCAQDYNMLSDEAHLFTEQILRACIEQVKKYPEFYTLHEVTSLMGFFPFKIEMGLKLEKTLLVLGSAKFVKTAFPSMPVKLQLSKEDMSSIETPQQKAEALHYDISKDPNAEKLVSRYHPQIALTSQALFTLLNNHGPSYKEQWEIPVCVQMITVEGSKPVKVIYVDSPLPRKQMTMRERNQIFHEVPLKHIISKNTSIPVSAVFMDKPEEYTSEMDNTKSHFLSIFAI